In the genome of Neofelis nebulosa isolate mNeoNeb1 chromosome 8, mNeoNeb1.pri, whole genome shotgun sequence, one region contains:
- the RTCB gene encoding RNA-splicing ligase RtcB homolog gives MSRSYNDELQFLEKINKNCWRIKKGFVPNMQVEGVFYVNDALEKLMFEELRNACRGGGVGGFLPAMKQIGNVAALPGIVHRSIGLPDVHSGYGFAIGNMAAFDMNDPEAVVSPGGVGFDINCGVRLLRTNLDESDVQPVKEQLAQAMFDHIPVGVGSKGVIPMNAKDLEEALEMGVDWSLREGYAWAEDKEHCEEYGRMLQADPNKVSARAKKRGLPQLGTLGAGNHYAEIQVVDEIFNEYAAKKMGIDHKGQVCVMIHSGSRGLGHQVATDALVAMEKAMKRDKIIVNDRQLACARIASPEGQDYLKGMAAAGNYAWVNRSSMTFLTRQAFAKVFNTTPDDLDLHVIYDVSHNIAKVEQHVVDGKERTLLVHRKGSTRAFPPHHPLIAVDYQLTGQPVLIGGTMGTCSYVLTGTEQGMTETFGTTCHGAGRALSRAKSRRNLDFQDVLDKLADMGIAIRVASPKLVMEEAPESYKNVTDVVNTCHDAGISKKAIKLRPIAVIKG, from the exons ATGAGTCGCAGCTATAATGATGAGCTGCAGTTCttggaaaagatcaataaaaactGCTGGAGAATCAAGAAGGGCTTCGTGCCCAACATGCAG GTTGAAGGAGTTTTCTATGTGAATGATGCTCTGGAAAAATTAATGTTTGAGGAATTAAGAAATGCCTGTCGAGGTGGTG GTGTTGGTGGCTTCCTGCCAGCCATGAAACAAATTGGCAATGTGGCAGCCCTGCCTGGGATTGTTCAT CGATCTATCGGGCTTCCTGATGTCCACTCAGGTTATGGGTTTGCTATTGGGAACATGGCAGCCTTCGATATGAATGACCCCGAAGCAGTGGTATCCCCAG gTGGTGTCGGATTTGACATCAACTGCGGTGTCCGCTTGCTCAGAACCAATTTAGATGAAAGCGATGTCCAGCCAGTGAAGGAGCAGCTTGCCCAGGCTATGTTTGACCACATTCCTGTTGGGGTGGGATCAAAAGGTGTCATCCCCATGAATGCCAA AGACTTGGAGGAGGCCTTGGAGATGGGTGTGGACTGGTCCCTGAGGGAAGGCTACGCCTGGGCTGAAGACAAGGAGCACTGTGAGGAGTACGGAAGGATGCTGCAGGCTGATCCCAATAAGGTCTCCGCAAGGGCTAAGAAAAGAGGCCTTCCTCAG TTGGGGACCCTGGGAGCAGGAAACCACTATGCAGAAATCCAGGTTGTGGATGAGATTTTCAATGAGTACGCTGCTAAGAAAATGGGCATCGACCATAAGGGACAGGTGTGTGTGATGATCCACAGCGGAAGCAGAGGCTTGGGCCACCAAGTAGCCACAG ATGCACTGGTTGCTATGGAAAAAGCCATGAAGAGAGACAAGATCATAGTCAACGACCGGCAGTTGGCTTGTGCTCGGATCGCTTCCCCAGAGGGTCAGGACTACCTGAAGGGAATGGCAGCTGCTGGGAACTATGCCTGGGTCAACCGCTCTTCCATGACCTTCTTAACCCGTCAG GCTTTTGCCAAGGTCTTCAACACAACTCCTGATGACTTGGACCTACACGTGATCTATGATGTTTCTCACAATATTGCCAAAGTCGAACAGCACGTGGTGGATGGAAAGGAACGGACACTGTTGGTGCACAGGAAGGGATCCACCCGAGCTTTTCCTCCTCACCATCCCCTTATTGCTGTTGATTACCAA CTCACTGGACAACCAGTGCTCATTGGTGGCACCATGGGCACCTGTAGTTACGTTCTTACTGGCACTGAACAGGGCATGACTGAGACCTTCGGAACAACTTGTCACGGAGCg GGCCGTGCATTATCCCGAGCAAAATCTCGACGTAATTTAGATTTCCAGGATGTCTTGGACAAACTGGCAGATATGGGAATCGCAATCCGCGTTGCCTCGCCCAAACTGGTTATGGAAGAG GCTCCAGAGTCCTACAAGAATGTGACCGACGTGGTGAATACCTGCCATGATGCTGGGATCAGCAAGAAGGCCATTAAACTGAGACCAATTGCCGTGATCAAAGGATAG